The Fibrobacter sp. UWB5 genome contains a region encoding:
- a CDS encoding acyl-CoA dehydrogenase family protein → MANFYTDHPEIKFNLESSPLMQRIVELKENGYADKDSFDYAPEDYADAIDSYNRVLEVAGDITANTIFPNSEDVDAEGPHCEDGRVRYASKTYENLEATRKAGLNGVTMPRRFGGLNFPITAYTAINEMIASADAGFENIWSLQDCIETLYEFGDEDQRSRFIPRVCAGETMSMDLTEPDAGSDLQRVMLKATYSEADKCWYLNGVKRFITNGDSDIHLVLARSEEGTHDGRGLSMFIYDKRDGGVNVRRIENKLGIHGSPTCELVYKNAKAELCGRRKFGLIKYVMALMNGARLGIAAQSVGISQMAYNEALAYAKDRKQFGQAIVNFPAVYEMISNIKARLDAGRALLYQTARYVDIYKGLEDIERTRKLTDEEKAELKLYQKLASACTPLAKGMNSEYANLNAYDSIQVHGGSGYMLEYACQRLYRDARITSIYEGTTQLQTVAALPHITTGTYSQMLEELEAGEVAAEYESLKARAKAMDAKFNEAIETVKAANNNEFTDLCSRHLYELAANCVMSQLLLRDATKAPELFDKSMKVYLNLAEAEVAKHYNFVKSLSVESLDSYKQA, encoded by the coding sequence ATGGCGAATTTTTACACAGACCATCCAGAGATTAAGTTCAACCTTGAAAGCTCTCCTTTGATGCAGCGCATCGTGGAACTCAAGGAAAACGGCTACGCCGACAAGGACAGCTTTGACTATGCGCCGGAAGACTACGCCGACGCGATAGACAGCTACAACCGCGTGCTCGAAGTCGCAGGCGACATCACCGCGAACACCATCTTCCCGAACTCCGAAGACGTGGACGCCGAAGGCCCCCACTGCGAAGACGGCCGCGTGCGTTACGCAAGCAAGACCTACGAAAACCTGGAAGCCACCCGCAAGGCTGGCCTCAACGGTGTCACGATGCCGCGCCGCTTCGGCGGCCTCAACTTCCCGATTACCGCCTACACGGCCATCAACGAAATGATCGCCTCCGCGGACGCCGGTTTCGAGAACATCTGGTCCCTGCAGGACTGCATCGAGACCTTGTATGAATTCGGCGACGAGGACCAGCGTTCCCGCTTTATCCCGCGCGTGTGCGCCGGCGAGACGATGTCCATGGACCTGACCGAACCCGATGCCGGTTCCGACCTGCAGCGCGTAATGCTCAAGGCCACCTACAGCGAAGCCGACAAGTGCTGGTACCTGAACGGCGTGAAGCGCTTCATCACCAACGGCGACAGCGACATCCACCTGGTGCTCGCCCGCTCCGAAGAAGGCACCCATGACGGCCGCGGCCTTTCGATGTTCATTTACGACAAGCGCGACGGCGGCGTGAACGTGCGCCGCATCGAGAACAAGCTCGGCATCCACGGAAGCCCGACCTGCGAACTTGTCTATAAGAACGCGAAGGCTGAACTCTGTGGCCGCCGCAAGTTCGGCCTCATCAAGTACGTGATGGCCCTCATGAACGGCGCCCGCCTGGGCATTGCCGCTCAGTCCGTGGGCATCAGCCAGATGGCTTACAACGAAGCTCTCGCCTACGCCAAGGACCGCAAGCAGTTCGGCCAGGCTATCGTGAACTTCCCGGCCGTCTACGAGATGATTTCCAACATCAAGGCTCGTCTTGACGCTGGCCGCGCACTCCTGTACCAGACAGCCCGCTATGTAGATATCTACAAGGGCCTCGAAGACATCGAGCGCACCCGCAAGCTCACCGACGAGGAGAAGGCTGAACTCAAGCTCTACCAGAAGCTCGCCTCTGCTTGCACGCCTTTGGCCAAGGGCATGAACTCCGAATACGCCAACCTGAACGCCTACGACAGCATCCAGGTTCACGGCGGTTCCGGCTACATGCTCGAATACGCCTGCCAGCGCCTCTACCGCGACGCACGCATCACCTCCATTTACGAAGGCACGACGCAGTTGCAGACCGTTGCCGCCCTCCCGCACATCACCACCGGCACCTACAGCCAGATGCTCGAGGAACTGGAAGCGGGCGAAGTGGCCGCCGAATACGAGAGCCTCAAGGCCCGCGCTAAGGCCATGGACGCGAAGTTCAACGAAGCCATCGAAACTGTGAAGGCCGCGAACAACAACGAGTTCACCGACCTCTGCAGCCGCCACTTGTACGAACTCGCCGCCAACTGCGTGATGAGCCAGCTGCTCCTCCGCGACGCCACCAAGGCACCCGAACTGTTCGACAAGAGCATGAAGGTGTACCTGAACCTCGCCGAAGCCGAAGTCGCGAAGCACTACAACTTCGTGAAGAGCCTCAGCGTGGAATCGCTCGACAGCTACAAGCAGGCATAA
- a CDS encoding EAL domain-containing protein, protein MTLRDKSDIPASVVVDLLNTAKVDPFVIFDAKSHEIYMVNPSISHFWKPKRPYEQGIKFEEYFFPANEQNTLFVEELLEKGVTIIRCPYSGKDLVVEASQISWNGKRSIFMRVNDHSDRFFDSLTGLPNLEYCRIRGENYVEGLLNAGKTPAVVFFDIIGMKLYNNANGFSSGNEFLIHFAAVLKKQFADNLVCRSTNDHFVVVAEIANLEEKLRKVRKYVKGTVSKISMDLYVGICQTDTESDILDAIEKAKLACNIQKKKGDKFIRQYDEDLHRTLMLHNYVVNHIDDAITNGYIKVYYQPVVRTITGTFCGMEALARWIDPEQGFLNPGEFIGALEESKQIHKLDSHVIELVCREMRDQLDQGNPVVPVSFNLSRLDFTGCDIFEVVEGILERYKIERDYIRVEITESIMASDSYIQHEIEKFREVGYEVWMDDFGSGYSSLNTLKDYKFDELKIDMAFLSNFNDVSRTIISSMVRMAKSLGLKTLAEGVETKEQKEFLKSIGCEKVQGYYYGKPQPLKATMEHMETSGIVIEDSNTRAVYSKIGRLDYQENTPRAIMTFENERFKFLFVNRQYEEQLLSLGFKDVQEVEDASNNPENPVYYTLHEAERAAYEAPCEVTYVTRGMYVIMRGRLVADNNGCHIYDLSFRNTHVSAHDSSSRGKEVALPANTKTILIAEANPQERAFLESILRSDYHVLLAENGEQALNLLLEYGRHVALALINANLPKMDGFKLIQNFQAERRNLQIPFVVMTDNMDLAKESIRIGATQFLLTPIKDRGMLKAKIDGSIKNAEELQQLALNYMEFVPGGVVLFSLKTGEILYANARVLDMLECNSIEEFRTYVGRFFKNAILPEDYGKINAEISEQVTSRSTATKQLTFRVKTTGGKTKRVYHVGKVFGKTPYGTIFSAFMSEDDLAMKAYFNRKDAFEKFMASGVSTNTKSYDPGYRGFLFWNLTKNSPVLRMGGISYIPKELEDKYTYEIHYRYLSSLMQQNETNVINSLDYTRDKLILDYMNKCMVHAMDISYDVAGFKFTIRSSFDMMMDPETGDIILKLQNDSIKTTKK, encoded by the coding sequence ATGACTTTGCGTGATAAATCCGACATTCCCGCGTCGGTAGTCGTGGATCTTTTGAATACGGCCAAGGTGGACCCGTTTGTGATTTTCGATGCGAAATCGCACGAAATCTATATGGTGAATCCGTCTATTTCGCATTTCTGGAAGCCGAAGAGACCCTATGAACAGGGAATCAAGTTCGAAGAATATTTCTTTCCTGCCAACGAACAGAATACATTGTTTGTCGAAGAACTCCTTGAAAAAGGGGTGACGATTATTCGCTGCCCGTATTCGGGAAAAGACCTGGTTGTAGAGGCGTCGCAGATTTCCTGGAATGGCAAACGCTCCATTTTCATGCGCGTAAACGATCATTCCGACCGGTTCTTCGATTCCCTGACGGGGCTTCCGAATCTGGAGTATTGCCGCATCCGCGGAGAAAACTATGTAGAGGGCCTTTTAAATGCAGGTAAAACCCCTGCAGTGGTTTTCTTCGACATTATCGGGATGAAGCTTTACAACAATGCCAACGGCTTTAGCTCCGGAAACGAGTTCTTGATTCACTTTGCGGCCGTACTGAAAAAGCAGTTTGCAGATAACCTGGTATGCCGTAGCACGAACGACCATTTTGTCGTTGTTGCAGAAATTGCCAACCTCGAAGAAAAGTTGCGCAAAGTTCGAAAATACGTTAAAGGTACGGTTTCGAAAATTTCGATGGACCTTTACGTGGGCATTTGCCAAACGGATACAGAAAGCGATATTCTCGACGCGATTGAAAAGGCGAAACTCGCCTGCAACATTCAAAAGAAAAAAGGCGACAAATTTATCCGGCAATATGACGAAGACCTGCACAGGACTCTCATGTTGCACAATTACGTGGTAAACCACATTGACGATGCCATTACGAATGGCTACATCAAGGTTTACTATCAGCCGGTGGTGCGAACGATTACAGGAACGTTTTGCGGTATGGAAGCGCTCGCCCGTTGGATTGATCCGGAACAGGGCTTTTTGAACCCGGGCGAATTTATCGGCGCATTAGAGGAATCCAAGCAAATCCATAAACTCGACAGCCACGTGATAGAACTTGTCTGTAGAGAAATGCGCGATCAATTGGACCAGGGCAACCCTGTGGTTCCGGTGTCGTTCAACCTTTCGCGATTGGACTTTACCGGCTGCGATATTTTTGAGGTAGTCGAAGGTATTCTTGAAAGATACAAGATTGAGCGTGACTACATCCGTGTAGAAATTACCGAAAGCATCATGGCGTCGGATTCGTATATCCAGCATGAAATCGAAAAGTTCCGCGAGGTCGGTTACGAAGTCTGGATGGACGATTTTGGCAGCGGTTATTCTTCGCTGAATACGCTCAAGGACTACAAGTTCGACGAACTTAAAATCGACATGGCCTTCCTTTCGAACTTTAACGATGTGTCTCGCACCATTATCAGCTCGATGGTCCGCATGGCGAAAAGCCTTGGGTTAAAGACCTTGGCCGAAGGTGTAGAAACCAAGGAACAGAAGGAATTCCTGAAGAGCATCGGTTGCGAAAAAGTCCAGGGCTACTACTATGGAAAGCCGCAACCGTTGAAGGCTACCATGGAGCACATGGAGACTTCGGGAATAGTCATCGAAGATAGCAACACGCGTGCCGTGTATTCAAAAATCGGGCGTCTCGACTATCAGGAAAATACTCCTAGGGCGATCATGACGTTCGAGAATGAAAGGTTCAAGTTCCTGTTTGTGAATCGGCAGTACGAAGAACAGCTCCTGAGTCTCGGTTTTAAGGATGTCCAAGAAGTCGAGGATGCTTCGAACAATCCTGAAAACCCGGTGTACTACACACTTCACGAGGCAGAAAGGGCCGCCTACGAGGCACCCTGTGAAGTGACCTATGTGACGCGTGGCATGTACGTCATTATGAGGGGGCGCCTGGTTGCCGACAATAACGGATGTCACATTTACGACTTGTCTTTCCGCAATACGCATGTGAGTGCTCATGATAGTTCTTCTCGCGGCAAGGAGGTCGCACTTCCGGCGAATACGAAGACCATCTTGATTGCCGAAGCTAATCCGCAAGAGAGAGCGTTCCTTGAAAGTATTCTGAGGTCGGATTACCACGTGCTGCTGGCCGAAAATGGCGAACAGGCGCTCAACTTGCTGCTTGAATACGGGCGTCATGTGGCGCTTGCCTTGATTAATGCGAACCTTCCGAAAATGGACGGCTTCAAGCTCATCCAGAATTTCCAAGCTGAACGGCGCAATCTCCAAATTCCATTTGTTGTCATGACCGACAACATGGATTTAGCCAAAGAAAGCATCCGTATAGGCGCCACTCAGTTCCTCTTGACGCCTATTAAAGATAGGGGCATGCTCAAGGCAAAAATTGATGGCTCTATCAAGAATGCCGAAGAACTGCAGCAGCTGGCGTTGAACTACATGGAATTTGTTCCCGGCGGAGTAGTCTTGTTCAGCTTAAAGACGGGCGAAATTCTTTATGCGAACGCTCGCGTGCTCGATATGCTGGAGTGCAACAGCATCGAAGAATTCCGCACCTATGTCGGAAGATTCTTCAAGAACGCGATCCTCCCCGAAGATTACGGAAAGATAAATGCCGAAATCTCGGAACAGGTGACGAGCAGGAGTACAGCGACAAAGCAGCTGACTTTCCGTGTAAAGACGACTGGCGGAAAAACCAAGCGTGTCTACCATGTGGGTAAAGTCTTTGGCAAAACCCCGTATGGCACCATCTTTTCGGCCTTCATGTCCGAAGATGACTTGGCGATGAAAGCGTACTTTAACCGTAAAGACGCCTTTGAAAAATTCATGGCATCGGGCGTGTCGACGAATACGAAATCTTACGACCCGGGTTATCGCGGATTCCTGTTCTGGAATCTGACCAAGAATTCACCGGTGCTCCGCATGGGCGGAATCTCGTACATTCCCAAGGAACTCGAAGACAAGTACACCTACGAAATCCATTACAGGTACCTGAGTTCCTTGATGCAGCAAAACGAGACTAATGTCATCAATTCATTGGATTACACCCGCGACAAGCTGATTCTCGATTACATGAACAAGTGCATGGTCCACGCAATGGACATAAGCTATGACGTCGCGGGCTTCAAGTTTACCATCCGCTCAAGCTTTGACATGATGATGGATCCGGAAACAGGCGACATCATCCTGAAACTGCAAAACGACAGCATCAAGACGACAAAGAAGTAA
- the tsf gene encoding translation elongation factor Ts translates to MQITASLVNELRQKTGVGMMQCKKALTETDGDMDKAVELLRKQGAAVAAKRADKAAKEGRIYLIETADKAAAFELSCETEPVSNNDDFVALANMAVKAVETQAIASVDDLKNAVVDGKKINDVLQDVLVKIQENIDFRKFAEMKKTANSVFGVYSHMKGKIGVITELAYEGSADEAALKAAAKDIAMQAAAFAPVALNDAAVPAETIEKEKEIAKAQIEASGKAPKPEFLQRQIDGRVAKVLKEIVLEDQEFFMSEKNPKKLSVKDYLQEVVAKQLGLSSLKVVNFIRFERGN, encoded by the coding sequence ATGCAGATTACCGCTTCCCTCGTTAACGAACTCCGTCAGAAGACTGGCGTGGGCATGATGCAGTGCAAGAAGGCCCTCACCGAAACTGACGGCGACATGGACAAGGCCGTTGAACTTCTCCGCAAGCAGGGTGCTGCTGTTGCCGCCAAGCGTGCCGACAAGGCCGCCAAGGAAGGCCGCATCTACCTCATCGAAACCGCCGACAAGGCTGCTGCTTTCGAACTGTCTTGCGAAACTGAACCGGTTTCCAACAACGACGACTTCGTCGCTCTCGCCAACATGGCTGTGAAGGCTGTCGAAACTCAGGCTATCGCCTCTGTCGACGACCTCAAGAACGCCGTTGTCGATGGCAAGAAGATTAACGATGTGCTCCAGGACGTGCTCGTCAAGATCCAGGAAAACATCGACTTCCGCAAGTTCGCCGAAATGAAGAAGACTGCAAATTCCGTGTTTGGCGTTTACAGCCACATGAAGGGCAAGATCGGTGTCATCACCGAACTCGCTTACGAAGGCTCTGCCGACGAAGCTGCCCTCAAGGCTGCCGCTAAGGACATCGCCATGCAGGCCGCTGCTTTCGCTCCGGTTGCATTGAACGATGCTGCAGTTCCGGCTGAAACGATCGAAAAGGAAAAGGAAATTGCCAAGGCTCAGATCGAAGCTTCCGGCAAGGCTCCGAAGCCTGAATTCCTGCAGCGCCAGATTGACGGCCGCGTCGCCAAGGTGCTCAAGGAAATCGTTCTCGAAGATCAGGAATTCTTCATGTCCGAAAAGAACCCGAAGAAGCTCTCTGTCAAGGACTACCTCCAGGAAGTCGTTGCCAAGCAGCTCGGTCTTTCCAGCTTGAAGGTCGTGAACTTCATCCGCTTCGAACGCGGTAACTAA
- the rpsB gene encoding 30S ribosomal protein S2, whose product MANLPSVEDLLAAGSHFGHQTQRWNPKMKPYILAEKNGIYVLNLSKTRELLEEAAKAAAKISESGKTVLFVGTKPTARQCVLDAAASCNQFSVTNRWLGGMLTNFQTVRKSIKKIDKIDAMEADGTFQALSKKEVLDKNREREKLLSVFGGIREMVNLPGLLVVTDLAHEKIAVAEARRLHIPIIGICDTNVDPTLVDYPIPANDDAVKSLTLIIDYIAANVAKRSADKKAEKEEAKKFDNGEEEK is encoded by the coding sequence ATGGCAAATCTGCCTTCTGTCGAAGATCTGCTTGCTGCAGGCTCCCACTTTGGTCACCAGACTCAGCGCTGGAACCCGAAAATGAAACCCTACATCTTGGCTGAAAAGAACGGCATCTACGTTCTCAACCTCTCCAAGACTCGTGAACTCCTTGAAGAAGCCGCCAAGGCCGCTGCCAAGATCTCTGAATCTGGCAAGACCGTGCTCTTCGTTGGCACCAAGCCGACCGCTCGTCAGTGCGTGCTCGACGCTGCTGCTTCTTGCAATCAGTTCTCCGTGACCAACCGCTGGCTCGGTGGTATGCTCACGAACTTCCAGACCGTTCGTAAGTCCATCAAGAAGATTGACAAGATCGACGCTATGGAAGCTGACGGTACTTTCCAGGCTCTCTCCAAGAAGGAAGTCCTCGACAAGAACCGCGAACGCGAAAAGCTCCTTTCCGTGTTCGGTGGCATCCGTGAAATGGTGAACCTCCCGGGCCTCCTCGTCGTGACCGACCTCGCTCACGAAAAGATCGCCGTGGCTGAAGCTCGCCGCCTCCACATTCCTATCATCGGCATTTGCGACACGAACGTCGACCCGACTCTCGTGGACTATCCGATTCCGGCCAACGATGACGCCGTGAAGTCCCTCACGCTCATCATCGACTACATTGCCGCCAACGTTGCAAAGCGTTCCGCCGACAAGAAGGCTGAAAAGGAAGAAGCTAAGAAGTTTGACAACGGCGAGGAAGAAAAGTAA
- a CDS encoding flavodoxin family protein: protein MPEKKKVLIMVASPKKERSGTLIPTKAFVEGLEESGLYESEYLFIDKLNIKPCRGCLSCWGREDGSCFMKDDDVPWVREKLTNADIVIWSFPLYLFGVPGQMKCLMDRIVGMVHPYMGQKLKEGDTAMNSHLHGLQFQKEGQKIILLSSCAWMDLDVVYEPIVKQFDIILGHEGYTLIACPQMRALDHRGGPRRLNMLREKYRKGGAELAATGKLSKEAIDLMQKPIFSDEAYETLVVEFVTHMFDRDDNF, encoded by the coding sequence ATGCCCGAAAAGAAGAAAGTCCTGATTATGGTTGCAAGCCCCAAAAAGGAGCGCAGCGGAACCCTGATTCCGACCAAGGCGTTCGTAGAAGGCCTGGAAGAAAGCGGCCTGTACGAGTCTGAATACCTTTTTATCGACAAGTTGAATATCAAGCCATGCCGCGGCTGCTTGAGCTGCTGGGGTCGTGAAGACGGCAGCTGCTTCATGAAGGACGACGACGTGCCCTGGGTGCGCGAAAAGCTCACGAATGCCGACATTGTGATTTGGAGTTTCCCGCTGTACCTGTTCGGCGTGCCGGGCCAGATGAAGTGCCTGATGGACCGCATCGTGGGCATGGTGCACCCCTACATGGGCCAGAAGCTCAAGGAAGGCGACACGGCCATGAATTCGCACCTGCACGGGCTGCAGTTCCAGAAAGAAGGCCAGAAGATCATCCTGCTTTCGAGCTGCGCCTGGATGGACTTGGACGTTGTGTACGAACCGATTGTGAAGCAGTTCGACATTATCTTGGGGCACGAGGGCTACACGCTCATTGCCTGCCCGCAGATGCGTGCGCTCGACCATCGCGGCGGCCCCCGCCGACTGAACATGCTGCGCGAAAAGTACCGCAAGGGCGGTGCGGAACTTGCCGCCACCGGCAAGCTTTCGAAAGAAGCGATCGACCTGATGCAGAAACCGATTTTTAGCGACGAGGCTTACGAGACCCTGGTCGTCGAATTCGTGACGCACATGTTCGACCGCGACGATAATTTCTAA
- the rpsI gene encoding 30S ribosomal protein S9 → MATAKTKKIYRGTGRRKNAIAAVILKPGSGKRTINGRDFKDYFHSEVQNMIANLPFAILGNAEEWDVEVTARGGGIAGQMGAVRLGISRALVANDAEVKPALKKEGLMTRDSRAVERKKFGRKKARKHFQFSKR, encoded by the coding sequence ATCGCTACCGCAAAAACTAAGAAGATCTACCGCGGCACTGGCCGTCGCAAGAACGCCATCGCTGCTGTGATCCTGAAGCCGGGTTCCGGCAAGCGCACTATCAATGGTCGTGATTTCAAGGATTACTTCCATTCTGAAGTGCAGAACATGATTGCTAACCTTCCGTTCGCCATCCTCGGCAACGCGGAAGAATGGGACGTCGAAGTTACCGCTCGTGGCGGTGGCATCGCTGGCCAGATGGGCGCTGTCCGTCTCGGCATCTCCCGCGCACTGGTTGCTAACGACGCCGAAGTCAAGCCCGCCCTCAAGAAGGAAGGCCTCATGACTCGCGACTCTCGTGCCGTTGAACGTAAGAAGTTCGGCCGCAAGAAGGCTCGTAAGCACTTCCAGTTCAGCAAGCGCTAA
- the rplM gene encoding 50S ribosomal protein L13 — MKTITVNPKNVERKWKLVDAAEKPMGRVASEVAKLLMGKHKAIFSPNVDTGDFVVVINAEKVAVSGNKNLQKQYFHHTGHIAGERWINFADLQAKHPTAPLEAAIWGMLPHSALGHKMIKKLKIYAGAEHPHAAQKPEVVEL; from the coding sequence ATGAAGACCATTACGGTAAACCCGAAGAACGTCGAACGCAAGTGGAAGCTTGTGGACGCCGCCGAAAAGCCTATGGGTCGCGTTGCCTCTGAAGTTGCAAAGCTCCTGATGGGCAAGCACAAGGCCATCTTCTCCCCGAACGTCGACACTGGCGATTTCGTGGTTGTGATCAACGCTGAAAAAGTTGCTGTTTCCGGCAACAAGAACCTGCAGAAGCAGTACTTCCACCACACCGGTCACATTGCCGGTGAACGCTGGATCAACTTTGCCGACCTTCAGGCAAAGCACCCGACTGCACCGCTCGAAGCTGCCATCTGGGGCATGCTCCCGCACAGCGCTCTCGGTCACAAGATGATCAAGAAGCTCAAAATTTATGCCGGCGCCGAACATCCGCACGCTGCGCAGAAACCTGAAGTTGTAGAACTTTAA